The genomic stretch ACAGCAACGAGGTCCCATCCTAACCTGACACTTAATGCACAGCTTCACAAAACAGGTATTCAGTGCACATTGGCGCGCAAATCTGACACACCCTGGTCTTTGGAAACCTGGAGAAACAAGTTCTCTTACGAAAGACACAAGATATTATGAGTGCTTTAGATTAGACTTCAGCTTCACAGaaaatttcacttatttttccTGTCCCGATTTTGATCATTTTTCCCCACTATCAACCTTCactcaaaccaaaacaaaagcttCTTCCTTCCTCAGTTCTTGCagataaaatacaataaaagcaCGTATTTGTAGTATTCAGTGGAAAATCACCATGTTTGAAGAGTGCAGCCACAAAGTTTAAGATTTAGATTTAGAACCTGGCTGAAGAGGGAGCTCTCAAAGAACTTTACTAGCCACAGATTTGTGAggccaaaaagcagcagcatggtCATCTGCCTACCTTAGGTCGTAACAATTTTTCTAGATAAAATCACTGCTTCAAGTCAAACAGCTGCCATTGAGCTAGagcctttatttcatttttcttttccaaagtaaTGCCCAAAATTCTGATTTGAGAACTTTCAGCAATTAGATTCACAGTTCAGTATGAAAAATTGTGGCAAATTTGGATTTGGAATTTGCTTAACTTCATCTTTCAACCGCACGATCAGGCTTTTGTCTGCTAGACTGTACCTGTCACCACATCACAGTTTTCCTGTAGAGGTAGACTGTAATCCATTCAATCCTCAATCTTAGCACTAATAAGCAAAACAGAGTCCCCTGAGGTTACTCAATATTTATACAGTGTTACTCATTTATCTGCAAAGGCATTAAAGTATATTTACAGAACAGCAGCACTTCAAAGGGGCCTAGTTAGTATAGGCTCTCCTTTTGCCTAGATACTAATACCTGTATTACAGCCTCAGAGTTTAGCACCAAAGAAATAGTATGTTTTCACACTCCATGGTTGTCAGGGGAGACACTGATCAACAAGCtggggatttgggggttttttgtttgttgtttgtttgtttgagggaTGAGGCTCATGCCTTGCCCTCTGGATGTGCTGACCCTTATCATTTTGCCAAACGTGTGACTCATGGTAGTGGAGGACAGCTCTCccttgcaaagaaacaaaaccaaagcatgGCTATCCCTGTAAGAGGTGGGATGTTAAGAGATATGAACAGAAACATCTTTCTGGCAAAAACCCTCTAAACCTCAACTTGCCTCATTGTAGAAGTACTATGgtaaggaaaagaaggaaggaaaggaagaagtacTATGGTAGGAAAGGTGAAGTACCCACTATCTCTCAAATGGGAAATTTGGTCTGTTGTGACATACACAGTGCTGCCACTAAAGTTGCTGCCTTTGGAAATATTAAGGATGAAATTCTTACAAGTGCATAGGACCAGAAAGACTCAAGTACTTCCCTACACCTCAACATCCAGTAAAGATCACAGCCTAGTGCTGTTGGTTGACGTGAGGTTGTTGGGTCCACTCAGATGACATACAGTGCCTTGCGTGGGAGGGAAAACTTCTAGTCTGGAGGGAACGCTACCGACCATAAATCATGGTAAGagttttatattctcttttagttaaacatttacttttttctccccttccttcagCTTCAGAGCTATAAACCATGCGCTCCAGAAGTAACAGCACAGAAAGCCCAACCAGACCCAAGCTGTGCCAACAAAGGCTAAAAGACCACCATAAAGAAGAAGCCGGTTACAGTGCGAGAGGAAATGTGCAAAGAAGGCAGAAGGAGCAGGATGATGTAGCCCAAACCAGCACTATCCTAAGCAGCCCTAAGgcagagaaaaaacacagagGTTCCTTCAAGAAAACAGAGGATCTCTCTCGGGATGACCTGCTATTTCTTCTTAGTGTCCTAGAGGGTGAATTACAGGTGATTTATTCTCTTATTTTATATTCCAGATTAAAGCATTGCTTTTTCACTTTACTGCAAACATATACTGCTTTCATTTTAAGGAAACATCCCACCTAATTTGCTGCAGGAGGACAAACATGAACGTACATACAAACGCAACTTATCCAAATATTAGGAATAACTATCAGCTGGAAAAGTGATTTTTACACCTCCCCTAGATGCAAACAAAATTGATTCACAATGTGCCTGTATCATGCTAGAAACATTCTTGCTCCATTGTGAATGACTGCTTAACTCTCAAAGCAGAGAACCCACAAAACTTTCCTATTACGCTGTCCCGTTCTACTAAGTATTTTGAATATTAAGTATTCATCATTGGAAAAACTATTTGGAGACTGTTTTAGAGACTTTTAAGATCTGTCAGGTAATTATTTCTCATCTCCCCTCTCCTACAAAGCCATGAAAATTAGTCCTTATGAATCAGTATGACCCAGGTCACCAGAGGTAACTCAATCAACTGTGTCCTAACATTCTTTATTAGCAACTCAAAACGCCCATTTTCGTTCCTGTAGGATGAAGAGTAAGTGCTCGGTGCCACTTAGCCCGGAAGATActggattttaaagacaagataaTTTTTCTATCTGAAAAAGAAGCCAGCTGCCAAGCTGTTTACCATTGGTAACCAAGTTTAGCATTGGTAAACAATGGCCATCCTGGCCAAATAAAACTTCAGGAACCAGATTTCCAAAAAACAAGGGAGGAGTGCTTTCCGTGGCAGGCTGATTGCCCAGAAGTAGTGACAGCCACTTAAAAGTGCTCACCAGCAGAGAGGCAATCAAACTGGCCAAAGGCGCACAAAGGGCTTCATCACAAGGTTTCGCGGTTCATCATCTAGACAGCACCTGGGTAGTTCCACTCTTAACATAAAGATTTGTTTACATAATAATATATGCTTATAGAAGTGCTTCACAGAACACACATGCAATATTAATACTTTTTCACAGTGGTACCAATCTCTAAAGTCTACTGCTAATTATTATGAAACATTTCATCATGTGAAAACAGAACAACTTGTGCGTTTGCAAAACATTATGCTTCCTATCTTCTGCTCACTTGCTCTTTCTTAATTTAGATTAAAATTCAGATGTCACACACTCCTTCAAAACAGTTCTCTCCTCCTCTCAGAAATTGAAACTAACATTTCAGATACTGCAGATACACACAACCATGTTTCTCCAGCATGGACTTACAGAGCAATGTAAACTAGGAAGGTATGTGCACTTGCCAGCTTGTGGGAGAATTTCTAAAATATATGAGAACATAGTGTATTTACTCTTCAGTTACCGGATGTCATCAGATATTTTATATGatcaagaaaacaaatgcaggtactttttttaaaaaagtgtagtCTAAAAATGTGCattatacttctttttttctttaatatgacAGCATTTTTGGAAACCCAACCTCATGTTTGATTTCCAGATAACACCACTTTCTATTAATCAAtaccttttaaaatgcattttaggaTGCACTCACAAATTGAGAATGCCACTACAGTAGTTAATTCCAAAAAACACTTGATGCCACAAGGCTGTTTGTTATTTGAGGGCACATGCACAACTGCATGCACATCTACATGCCTATAAATACAGAAGGCGTGGTTTCATATacgcatgcacacatacatataggACCTACAGCCAGCTTTGAAGGCAATTCATCTTGTTTTAAATTACTGCATGCTTTTGGAATGTGCGCTGCGAAAGGTCACAGCCCTGCACCATGCACCTCGCTAGGTTCAGTGCTCAGACGTGCTCTAGGTTCAGTGCTCAGACGTGCTCTACGTAACAACACAAGACAATCAGGCTCCCCCAGGCTGATTTCAACTACAAAAGCTACCTTTGTACCCAACCTACACGGAATGTGCAACACTTTCGGACTTCAGAAACCATCATAAAATCTTGCaccaaaaattaaaattcagctcCTTAAGCCACAAGTCACACTTTGTGCTGAGATTTTGTATTGTGAATGCTACACACTAGTCCAGAAACAACATTGCAATCTCTTCTTTAACAAAGTACTTAAGCATTGAAGAGGGTTCTGACAGTTTGATGTTCTACGCAGGACTCTCAAAACACAAAGACCAATActtcctccacttttttttttttttaaacctgttttcATGTTAGTAGCTGTCTTTGGGCACTTTACAGATAGCATTCTAAGAATAGTTTTTTAGTTGTCTGAACAACAAAAGAAAGTATCTGACTAACCTGCTAATACACAATTCTagtttaacaaaataaaatgttatattGTGTTTCTGCAGGCTCAAGATGAAGTGATAGGAATCCTTAAGGCTGAAAAAATTGACCTGGCTTTGCTTGAAGCGCAATATGGCTTTGTTACTCCCAAGAAGGTGTTGGAGGCCCTCCAGCGAGATGCTATTCAAACAAAGGCTGTACAATGGCAAGAAGATATCTACGAGAAGCCTATGGGAGAGGTATGAATATATAGCTGATGCTTAGCCATAGTTCCCCCTGAATTCAGCAGAAAACATTTCACTGACTTCAAGGGAAGAAAGCAAACGTGCTCTACAGCAAGCATCTGACATGGGTGTAAGTGACAGCAGAACAAAGTCCAGGACATTAGGGCTCCCTCACAAAAATAGGTAGTTAACGATCTTTATTTTACACTACATGCTGGTGGCTATAAACATAGGTAACATGTCTACCTCAAACTCTGATAATCAGACTTTATCTttgctatgtttttcttttctcctttctgtgatCCAAATTCACAGCTCATACAAACAGATATATTTCCATTAATCTCACTGAGGTCATCTTACCAATGACTGACAAGGACATGTTCAGCAGTAATGGCACAGATGTGTGTCTTTGTACGCCCCACTAATTCTATGGGAATCGCAGGTATACAGTAGCTACTCTGACCAATCATGTAATGAAACATCATTAGAAACTCCATCCAGACAGAAtcacatatttatataaatattagtTTAATTACCCTGTAGCAGAAGCCATACTTTCTGAACAATGCTGTGAATTTCTTCTCTGTCCTGCAATGCAAATCATTACATATTAAAACCCCTTTATATCTGAATaagtggtttttttccaaataagaaCTCCCACAGTGTCTCCTCTTGAATTTAGataaacatgtttttaatatgctGCTGATTACAGATAatcatcataaaaagaaaaacagaagttatgAATAAAATTGTTCTATCAAGTGTTTTCCAAGCTTTCGGAATAAAAATCTACTCAGGGATACAGAGTTCACTTCAGAGAAAATAATGTCAGGCAAAAGGTCAGCACTCATTTCAGAGGCTCAAAGGTTAAAATCTCTGGCTATAATCTGAAACAGATAAAGTTCAGCTGCAGAGGTTAATTTATTTTAGAACGTTGCGGCATTATGTCACAGAAACTTTGAGTATGAGTGGAAATGATCTGAAGAGAAGTCCAAAAAAGCCTGAAACATAAGTTCAGTCTGTTACTTTACATAAGTTTATACACACTTTTTCCTTCTTACACTTTATGGCAGAGAAAGGATTTCTAACACCACTGGAGTTTGGCACTTCCAAAAGGCAGAGGTAAACAGAACATTCTGAGAGCGACTGAAATGGTAGGCGCATCACTGGCACTCAGTATACCTTGGTAAACTAAAGGATGCCATAATTGgcaaatatattttcaacttCAACCCCCCCAAATTAAGCTAGAGATCCAGTtagtttttgtttagttttttttccagatgtttacAAAAACCATGGGAGAAGTAGAACCAGTCGCAAAGTATAGGAATGGACCATTTAAGCTTCCTCATGCCACTGTGACAACGTACCTCGGACTTTGCCCACAAAAACTCTGCTAGTTCAGTTTCTCTAGAGCATTTGCCTCTCAGTCTCGATAATTTAGCCTGGTAGCCTTGAACGCAGAGGAACTTCACAAAAGCTCCACTGAAAATACGGTGGCTTTCAGAATGCCTCTGAGAGACTGCCGGCCCTTTTTGACTCACAAGTCACCCATCTAGCATAAACACTACCGAGTTTTGCTCAGCAAATTTGGTCAAGAGTGCAATGGTAAACTTTGGTGACCAGGCAACTTTACTCACTAGGAACAGGATTTGTAGAGGAAGAAATCTAACATAATAGAAAACAGTAGTAACCTCCCTCTTCCTTTGTAAAAAATTATGAGGACAGTGATAGACCAGAAATGTCTCCCTTGCTAcagtgattttttattttttgaaagcagaGGGTTTTCAGACAAATTTACTCTACAGTTATTGCTTTCTTCAACCTTACAAATGCCAGATAAGCTTACTCTTATTTCTCTCGGTGAAGGATACAATAAATCTTCTAGTGTTTAAAGGGGCataaaagaaaacagtcttttattttgtttttgcttctgtcTGACACAAAAAGGCTTGAAAAAGTTTTCCATCCTTACATGGTTTATAAATTTAGGCTATTATTCAGTTTTTCATGAAAAACACTGGCTTCAGGTCAATTGCTACTTCTCTAGCATAGAAAAGGAACAGTTTTCAAAATTCCAGTAAATACAGGCTAAGAACCCTTTtcccagaaacaaaacaaaacaaaacaaaacaaaaaaaacagaggtGGTGATGTGGGATAGGAGAGGaagaagacagagaaggaaaaaccACAGAATTAATGGTGTCTTTTCTCATGTTTGAAATCTTCCTGGACTTTGAAAGCCACTTCCAACTTGTAACTCTCTATACCGTCTAATAATATAgtcaaagataaaaaaaatctgggaCTTTGCGGTTTGATGAACAAGATGAACATCGACTGCCACCACTTTGCGACGTCCTCCAAAAGCACCAAAACTAGAAGAAAGTCTATATTCTGCTGATGCAGGACAAGGAGAATCCAAAATATAATCcgtttttaaaatttcagtgccAATCAACTGGGGAAAGAAGTATTCTGATCATCTGTTTAACAAAGTATATCCAACCACATCCTTGCAACATCCTACGAATTTTGGGTAGAATTTTTCAGTGAAGGTGGTGCAAGGCAAGAATGGGTTACAGACGCAGGAACAGACTGAAACAAAAACGCTGACAACACAGCAGTCAGGAAAAGCAGACCAATATATCTGCATGGAAATTCAGCTGAAGTAGGGTTGAAGAAGACAAGGCAGCAACCTCTGATTCTTACTCAAAAAAATCCAAGTCTCCAGTAATCCTAAACTCAGCATTATATAGTTATACACACACGATGACCGTAATGATATTATTAACAGGAGTAATATTTCAATAAACTTTGGAAGCATATAAAGGAATGTAAATAATTGGATTTTATTCTGGCACAGCGCTGAGCACAAAACAGTCTAGAGAGAAAGTTCAGTTCCAGCGTAACGGACATGAGACACACCATTCTATTTTGACTTCAGACACAAGTTGGcggcaaaatgtttttaaatgattaaattCCCAAGAATTTTTAGCTTGCTCAACTATTCAGTTACATAAAACCATGCCTCTTATTTTCCATTGCATTGTACAGCATGTTCAAGAATTAATTCTAGCAAAACCTCCATATGGTTAGCAAGAACAGAACAACAAATCACTTAATCAAGATTTTATCACCATTTTTTGTCTACAGAAGACATTTATATGCCTGCTTATTAGTGCTCTTTGTGGTTTTTAGCCAAGCATTGTATATGCAGAGTAaacgtgtgtgtgagtgtgtgcgcgGTGCATGTGCGTATGTATTTTTTGTGTGCAGATATAGCATTTGCACAGAGTAATCTGAAGGACAAGGGGGTGCTGTAGGATTCCATGCTAGCAGCGGTTCACACAACTTTGCTCCCTCTCTGCTGGAGACATGGGAGTCAGCTACAAAGTCCCACAGGGAAAATGCTAGAGTCAAATTTGCTCCCCTGGGAAGCGCCCTTATCTCACACGCGGGCACAACTAAACTTCCAGGCAAACCACACCAAAGTGTGGTGACCCAGTATCAAACCTCCGCTCATTACGTGATCCAACAGGGAGGAAGCAGCATGTTGTACAATGACGCACGAGCACCACAAGGCCAAATGGGCATACTCATTATGCGGCTTACGCATAAATTCTCAAATGTCTGCATTAATTGTTGCTTAGGACTTGCTACCCCTCCAGTTCTCTTTTCCACTATGCCCCTCTTCAAGGGGACtggctcagcttctctttctttctctctgagtGAATCCCACAAATCCTCACTCTTcacctcctccccagctgcaacACCCACACACCGTGACCGTTCACAGCAGAGCTGACTTGACAGCTTCTCAAAGTAGGGCCCTACGGAACATGCcttaaagaaaaccaaaatgcaCTTTCTAATCCAAGCAACAGGAGCAAACCGCAACATGAAAAGCGGTTTTGATGCAGCAGCATATTTCCttgcctctcttttcctttcatgtaTGCAACTCTCCCCAGGACTCTGGCCCCCAGAGTTGAGTCTCCTCTTCAGCAGTAGCTGCCCAGTCAGGGACTGTTCTTTTACCCCCTTTTAAATTCCCTGTTCCACCTACCTGCCTTGAATACACACACCTCACCCGTCCCAAATCCCAGTTTGTAATCCAGACTGCTAATCTCAACACTGATAAAGGCACAAGTGCAAAGCGAAAGACACTGGCATTGCTCACTGAACACCACACAACAAAAAATGGGAGTTACAACACTTTCTTCGTGCATACATGCAAGTGACTACTCCCTGAATTAACCCCTTGTAGCCATTCAGTAAATACTCTAGAGCAAACAAAACGTACCAAACTCATAAAACACTGCTGGCAGCTCCTTCGCATCCAGCAACGCAGAAGCAGGAATATTTTCTACTTGGTTAATCTTTCTGTTGATCAGTTTGACTAACCCTTATCTCCATCAGACATTTATATATTGGGAAACAGAAGTCATTTGATTTATGATCAGCTTTTAATGAGAAATTTCACTTTGTTTTCCCATGACAGCAATTTAACACTTCCACTCAGATTCATACATACACTTTTGAAGCAGCAGTCCAGTCCATATAAATGGATCATTTTACTTCCTCAACTCTGTCTGTGCACACAACCTGACAAAACCCCCCACAATTTCACAcctttgcctttttcccccaCCTGACTTCACACTGAGGGCTGAGACCAGTGAATGCTATCATGCAAGTCTGATGCCCAGTGCATTTTCAGTTGAAGCAAGACAGGCTCATAGTTGCAGACAGCACAGCTCCAGAACTTCACCCAAAAGCAGAAGGCAGGCTGCTTTCAGAGAACAGCAACTGCTCACATGCATGCACGGCCTTTGGAAACTTGAGGCTTAGCAATTCAGGTGACGGTACTTCATGCATCTGTGTAATAGCTGCTCCAAAAGACTGTGAAatcttgagaagaaaaaaaaaaaccacattttgaTCGTACCAAaaattctctttctccttctggtGAGCTAATAgatgaacaaaatatttcaaattttgaaattCCTCCTTCTGGGGGAAGAAGAGACAGggcaaagaaagtaaaaatgaccaGTTTTCCTCAGCACTGTAAGAACTTCATCCTAATCTTTCAAACCAACTCAGTTTTCAACCCTTGCGAAAGACATGGAAAACACAGATAGGAGGTACTGTAAGAGATGGCACTGGTTTACTGAAACGGCCTGTATATCCAAGGCTTTAGGTAAGAACTGCTTTCCCAAGAAAGATCCTCTTTCAAGATTCCAGAAAACATTGACTTGGCTAGCGTAAAAGTGCACAAATCCTGAGTGAATGGGATGGGGGCAAGGAAAATCTTAAGCTGTAATAGTAACATCACAAAGCAGCTGAAAAGGATGGTCACAGGTTTCTTTACATATTTAGATCACAGACAAAATGAGTTCATGGATGTTGCAAGAGAAAAGTCTCTCTCTGAcacaaggaggagaaagaaagggcCATTTTCAAAATGACTCATCATTtctgttggaatattttggaccCAAACCATCTTAAAACTCTTATCAACAGCTCCAATTTCCTCACTCATGTCAGCGTCACCAATTAAAGTTAACAACAATTCGAGAAATAGATGAGAGTGTATAACGCTTAACAAGAAGCTGAGGTAAGCAGGAGACTCGGAAACCATAAAGAAGCTGAGGATATCCTCACTCATTCAAGAAACTCATGTTTAGGGCATCCCAACACTTTCTGTCATCACTTGTATCAGCCAGACTTCAAATGAACAGGACGAGAAGGTAAATAAATAGTCATGCCCCTGGGACTCAATTGGCTGCAATAAGCAGTGGCCCTAAGCATCTGAAGCCCCACTGTTTTGTGTGGCATGTGAATTCCTTGTGGGGGACACGGAGAGCGAGAACTAGTCTTGCTTCTCCCACACTGCCCATTTGTGAATTCTTCCATATTAATAGAGTGAAATACTGCAAAACAGCTTGACCTACTAGAATAGACTGTAGTTAAAAGGAGGTACTGGGCTTTGCACTGAAAAATTCTCTTTTCCAAAAAGGACATGAGGATTCCTGTGTTGATGATCAGGAAGGCAGTCTCctcagaggaagaggaaggaacagCAGAACATAGATTCTCACAAATGTAGATTCCTCCCAGGTCTCTAGATGGCTTCCAGCAACCCTTCCTCAAACTTCAGCTAGATCGATAACATCTAAGGAGGAAAATCCCTTCTGGTTTCATACACACATGCTTGCATAACTTGGTCAGGTATTGAAATCAAAAGAATATCAGAATCATCAGAGTGATGATTTCCAGTTTGTGGAAAAGCCTTTTGTTCTACAGAGTATTAACTCTGGTGAATAGCTGTGCCAATACCTTAGTGGTTTAGAAAACCTAAAAAAGATTACCTAAatcaagaaaaagaacaaaacacaatATATAATTACTTTTGGAAGCTGAACAGAAATCATTGGGGAAGGGATTTGACTTTCAAGATGTGCTATAAAGGCACCATCTGTCAAACAGACCCATTTACAACATACgaaatttcagaaacaaaactggaaaagTCACCTATTTACTCCTTCCTGCAGCCCCCCAAATGATTAGTCCCTTCTTGGGGCTTATATTTCTAAAAGTATATGCACTTCTTTGAAACAGTCCTACTGTTTAATAAAAATACTCTCAACCATTTCAAAGTAGCAGGATGATGGTTTAGTGCTTATTTGTTCCAGAAACGCAGAACCATGCACAGAGTAAGCCCAGGAGACAGGATTGTTTTGCACTTCTGGTTCTATCGCACATCTGCTGTGAAACCACAGGAAAACTGCTTTTTGATCTACCTGTCCACCCTACAACGAGAATTCAATACTCGTGCTTTCTATGGAGCTACAAACGAGACAGCTATTTGTATTCAACCAGAAGCAAGTGAACTTCAATGTGAAGTAGAGGCTTCTTTTGCCAAGACATCTGTTTCCCTACCACACTGATCAATGAGAAAAGCACAGCCCTTGGGAACAGTAACTGCTAATTAGTAGCTGTTAAGGATCAGTCATGGCAGGAGCAGAAAGAGAAGGTGACTTTGGGTCCTGCAAAACACTACCTTAacttatttttctaatttcttgGAAATAGGTTGGCAGTATTAAATAACCCTTTCCAAACAGATAGGAAAGGATCTGGCCATGAGgctatgaaatgtattttatattattaagcttctgtttaaatattttactaatgAAAGCCTAAGAAAGAATCTCAAAGGACTTCAGAtgagtttttgctttttttgtagcTTGATAAAGTTgtagagaaacagaaagaaacccACAGACGAATGCTTGAGCAACTTCTAATGGCAGAAAAATCACACAGACAGACTCTGTATGAgctagaggaagagaagaggaagcacGCTGAATACATGGAAAGAAGTGATGAGTTTACAAACTTACTGGAACAAGAACGCAAAAGGTAAGGTTACCTCTTATGTACTACTAAGAATTTAACATTACCTCTGAGTATCTGTCCACTTGCTTATTCTGCATCCACTAGAAATCAGGAAGATTTGCACAGCCATATTTTGAGAGTTCAACTATGAAAACCTGACTAATTACTCCTAAATAGCAGTACTGTCTACATCTCCCTTAGCATGTGATGGAGGTTGAAAGGCTGGCAAATTCTTCAGCACTGTTATAGAACAACAGCTATGTTACACTGCAGAGCATACAAGGAGATGCACAAATGTGTTACAAGTTGCAACCAACACAGAGCAGGTGCACCTGGCAAtaataatattcttttttaagTAAGATCAGTGTACACTGAGGTAGGTAACACAATATGGAATCAGGCATGCAGCCTCAAATGGCAGAAAAGCGAGGACATGAGAAAAAATAGAAGGGATTTGGACAGACCACAGAAATACAGTGAGGAAACGAAGGCAGAGGGTAATTTACGGAAAGCTTTGGAAGTAAGAAAGTCATAAAGTTCATACATCTGGATTGGCATAAAACCATAAACAAAACTTCATGTTTAAGTGTAACCTACAAGCACAACAGGTTGTTTAAGCACAGTGTGAGGACTTCAATATCAACTCTTGGAAGAGGGATTGAAAGGAATTTTATGTAATTTACTGtcttcagaaaagcattttaaactgTGACTTCTCTGAATCTGAAGTAAACTGAACACATactcagaaggggaaaaaaaaaaaaaaaaaaaggaaaagagaaccgAAGAACATTTCCTATTCCCTGGATAGCTATGCCAGAAGATAGGAGAATATTGTCTCTATTTCCTTTTGCTTAGGAACAGCTTCCAGATGGAAATGTTTGGGTGTGAGAATGTCAAGCCTATGCTAAACTCACATTATGCATAGATAATTCTTCCTTTGCTTCTGCTGTGTAACGTCATGTTCCACATATTTTGGCAGCAACCACTACTTTCCCACTACACCTCTCTGCTTCAGGTCTATCAGAGATAGCACACACATGCCCCACCAAGCACACAGCTGTAGGTATGGATTGCAATTAAAGGCAGGGGGAGAAAtcttacttttcaaaaaaatatatacgAATGTAGGCAAGCATAGGTAcacaggcaaaaaacaaaaacaaaaaagaaacatacagttCCCCCCACAAGGCACAGAATTGACTTTTTCCTCTGAAACCATTTTTGTGAGACATCATCATCTCAAGCACCAAAACAGGAGATGAACAGAAGTTTTCATGTATGCTTTTTCTGACAATCTGTGAGACGCTCATCTCTTGGAGACAGAGCTAAACAACTACAGTTGCTAAATATGGCAAAATGTTACTTCAGACACGTGCTCACACAGCGTGAAAAGCTGCACAGAAGGAAAGACACCATGatccttgtattttttttttcttgtgcaaacAGGATAAACCTCTGATTAAaattctcctccctgcccctcctccATATTCCCCAAGAAGACTATAAAACATTTACCACTATTATCTGCAACATTTAGTATATCtgcctggaaaaaggaaaaaaaatttattgAGGTGCCTAATGAGACCTTAGAGGATGTAATAATAGATTTCAGATTAAGTctcaatttttgtattttctttggagGACTCATTTTATGTGGAAAACCCTAAAGGGGTATGATGTCACATATTGA from Dromaius novaehollandiae isolate bDroNov1 chromosome 1, bDroNov1.hap1, whole genome shotgun sequence encodes the following:
- the LOC112990573 gene encoding filamin A-interacting protein 1-like, whose protein sequence is MRSRSNSTESPTRPKLCQQRLKDHHKEEAGYSARGNVQRRQKEQDDVAQTSTILSSPKAEKKHRGSFKKTEDLSRDDLLFLLSVLEGELQAQDEVIGILKAEKIDLALLEAQYGFVTPKKVLEALQRDAIQTKAVQWQEDIYEKPMGELDKVVEKQKETHRRMLEQLLMAEKSHRQTLYELEEEKRKHAEYMERSDEFTNLLEQERKR